The Capsicum annuum cultivar UCD-10X-F1 chromosome 1, UCD10Xv1.1, whole genome shotgun sequence sequence GCTAAACTACAATCGATCCAAAAACTAGAAACTGTATAGAACCATCTGCAGATTTTGCAATAACCATTTACACGAAATGCAAGAAAATTAAGCCACAAACCAATTTTGGCGATAACGAACTATACTTTCTGGGCATCCCCGCAATGACAGAAGATGATATATCTAGTTTACAATGGCTCTGGCCAAATACGCCCAACTAGCTGTAGCTTCAGCTCCTTCATGTCACCACCAGAGAAGAAGAGTGCCATGCTCCTATGGATAATCAGCCCGTCTAAACTGTCTCGGACAGTTTTGTGAGTAAAATGGATGCTCCTTGGTACTCCTTGCCATGTTAACTTTCTGCCAAATCCACCTACTTCAAGACTATACCTAAAtcttgttgcatcatcatcatcgccCATAAAACGAATGAATGCTATGTATACAGGTGCTAATCCAAGGTTGAAAGCCTCAAAGTGCAGGCAGAACTGGTGATCGAAACAGTTGAAAACCTATTCCAGAAAAGAGCAAAAGTATTATTACCAACATGACCTTTTCAAGCAGCACATTGCAGTCGCAACCAtgtgaaaatcaacaaaaaagacaCTTATTTATCATGGCTAAATGCTTGTTGGACACTTAATTGGTGCAAACAACCAAATTAATCATGCTCTTGTCTGCCCTCATTTTCAACCAGAAAAGATAAGCCAGACATAAAAGTATGAGCCTCCTAGCAGTAGCTAAATTGCAAATGTGACGATGAATAATGAACCTAAAGTTATAGATGTAATCATGTATACATCCTTTTCCTCAAAGTATCTAACAGGAGGCCAAGATCTAACttttaagagagaaaaaagtaACAGAAACAGCCATCAGTTATCCCCTTTCACAGACGACAGCTTGTTTCAATCTTGAATTAGTTGTTTCTCTCATTAGTCCAGATCTTCCTGGAAGGTTGATAGTGATTTCTAACGAAAATTCTTTCAATGTTCAGATAAAACATGTGAATCTTATTGAGATTTGACCATCTCCCAAGAAAGCCCGTGCATTTTTAGGTTGTCGATAAAGAAGCAGAACAAACGTCAGACTGAATGTTTGTTCTTCTTTTCCTTATGCCGGCTGTAAAAAAGAAATCTATTGACAACGGAACCCACATCCACTACTCTCTGGGTGCGCATTGCATAGGGTAAACACCACTCATGTGCTATAGCCCGCAAACCACAAGGGAGTAGTAAACTGCACTGGGCAAGCCCCATGCAACGAGCTCGACCCAGAAGGCCAACCTTAGGAACACCCTAAAATATGGAGACTAAACGAAGATATAAGGAAACTTAGAAAGAATTAATTATTAGTGAACACGGAGAAGTGGATTGTTGGAAACCCAATCCGGTGACAACCCCTTGCCAGAACACAATTTGGAAAAATTATTGTCCGCTTTCGGCAGAATTTCAAACTGGTCTAGACTTGCTAGGATACGAATAGAAAACTCTTTCATTGTTTTTTATCCATTTCTTTCGCTTGTCCAGTGTCTGCGTAGTTGCATATAGGTTTGGATTGTTGCTTTGAGGGTGTTGGAACACCTGTGCTTCTGTGGCATCTAGTATTTGTAGATTTAACTTTTCGGTAGTCGTTGCCTGAATTGCTTGCATGCCTTCTTATCTTTTTAAGTAGTGGCTTTGGTGGTTGATGATAGACTAGGGTCATGTCATGGGTCGGGGTTGGGGTTGATTTTAGGAGTGGGGGCGAGGGGGAGGTTGGGATCGGGGTTAGGGTCAGGTTCTGGGTTGGGGGGATTGGGGCGAGGGGTAGTAGGGGTATATGGGATAAGAGAGTCTCTAGGTTGAGAGCAGGGTCGTGAAACATAGGGACCCTTCAAGGTACGTCCATAGAGCTCGTGAAGATTCTTAGGGAGAGAAGGATTAATATAGCTTGTGTCCAGTGAATCAAAATGGGTAGGTTCTAAAGCGAAGGATGTGGATAGGTATAAGTTGTGCTACTCAGGGATGGGGTAGGTATATTAGTTGATGAAGAGCTCAGAGGGCAAGAGATGAAGGTTAAGAGggtcaacgataggttgatgatgATTAAGTTAGTCTTTGGAGGGTCTACATTGAAAATTATTAGTGCATACGCCCTACTGACGGGTttggaggaggaggagaagaagagcttttggatgaggtggtgagaggcgttcGAAGCTCAGAGAAGCTTTTCTTAGGAGTGGATTTCAATGAACACATCGTGTCATTATCGAAAGGCTACGACGATGTGCAGAAAGAGGGGCCTCAATTTTGGATTTTGCtagggcctttgggttggtggtagcGAATTAGGGATTTCCGAAGAAGAAGGAACACCCGATTACCTTTCAAAGTTTAGTGGCCAAGACTTAGATAGACTTTCTGCTTCTTCGAAAGGGTGATAGAGTACTTTGTAAAGACTGTACAGTCATATCTAGTGAGAATCTTTCAACCCAACATAAGTTTTTAGTGATGGACTTGGAAATCACGAAGGGCAGAAAGAAGGGGGTGCAGAGTATTGATCCAAATTATGTGGAGTAGCTTGAATCCGGCCAGCACTCTGGAGATGGAGAGAAGTTGGTGGCTTCAGAGGCATGGGAGAGTAGGGGGGATGCAGATAATAGGTGCGAGATGACTGGCAGTTGCGTTAGGGAGACAACTAGAGAGATGTAGGGTGTCGATTTGGCAAGCATGAGGTGAGTGGTGGTGGAACgaaaaagttaaaagaaaggTGGAGATAAAGAAGCTGGCTTATGTAAAATTGGTTTaaaggatgaagaggagaaatgggcaaatagggaggagtataagatagctaggaaggaggctaagttagcggtcaCGACGGTTAAAATAACTTTCAAGATCTTGTGCAAAATTAGAGGAGAAATACGGGGGAAAAAAtttgtataggcttgccaaggctAGGTAGCGGAGGGCCCGTGACTTGGACCAAATGAAGTGCATCAAAAGGAGGATGGCAAAGTATTGGTAGAGACCTCCACATTAGGAGGAGATGACAATCTTATTTCCATAGGCTCTTGAACGATGAGTGGGACAAAGGCATTGTGTTAGGGGACTTGGAGAACCCTTAGAGGTGTCATGGCTACAGTTATTGTAGACATATTAAGGTTGATGAGGTCAAGAGTTCTATTCATAGGAGGGCGGTTGGGCCAGATagtggcggatccaggatttaaggatagtgggtgcttaaaaaatttaaaaactgaaaaaagtgaaaaatcacCTCAATGAGGTTTGAACACGAGTCCTCCTTCCACTGAAGCaccttaagatcaacctaaatgcCAATGCACCAAATCAACTTTTTGTTATAGTGGGTgctttaatatattttatacctattttcatatattttctatgaAATTATACTTATTCCGCGTCGAGTTTAGCGGGTACCGGAGCACCCCAAAATCCTACATAGGTCCGCCCCTAGGGCCAGATGagattttaatgaatttttggaagagcactggcGGGGTAGGTATGGAATGACTAATGTCAATTTTAGGACAGTGAAAATGCCTgaagcttggagatggagtacgatgactCCTTTATATAAGagcaagggtgacattcagagttgcaacaactataagggatcaagttgttgagtcacactatgaaggtcTGGGAGAGGGTGGTAGGGTTGAGGTTGAGGGGGATCACGACTATTTTTGAGAACTAATTCGGGTTTATGCCAGGTCGCTCGACTACCTAGACTATTCATCACATGAGGCGACTAGTGcaacagtatagggagaggacGAGGGATGGACTTATAGTGTTCATCGATCTAGaaaaggcatacgacaaagttcCCAAGAAGGTTCTTCAAAGGTGCTTGTAGGCCTAGAGGTGTTCCGGTGGTGTACACTAGGTCGATTAGGGACATGTACGACGGAGCAAAGACCCGTGTGAGGATGGGGGGAAGAGATTCGGAGCACATTCCTGTTTTGACAGGGTTGCACTAGGGATCCATTCTTGGCCtgtttttatttgccttggtgatggatgttttgacgcggcaTGTTCAAGGGAAGTTTTTTAGCGTAtgttatatgttgatgatgtagttctgattgacgagactcgagAGGTGTCATTAATAAATTAGAGGTTTAGAGAGAAGCCctagagtctaaagggtttaggttgagtaggaccaagatagagtacttggagtgcaagtttagtgagaTGACATATATAGCTGACGTGGTAGTGAAGCTGGATTCCCAAGACATTTGAAGAAAGATAATTTCAAGTATGTTGGGTCTATGATAGTCTtcggaggtagcagtatggactgaGTACATTTTACCCCCCAGAcctcacttggtgggaatacactgggtttgttgttgttattgttgttgggtCTATGATAGAGGAGAATGGAGAGACTGACGAAGATGTCACACACCTTATCGGCacagggtggatgaaatggaggctcgcctctAGAGTTTTGTGTGATTGAAAAGTGTCTCCAAAACTTAAAGACAatttctacagagtggcagtgcGACCGGTGACGTTGTAGGGAGTGGAGTGTTGGTAAATCAAcaactcccatatccaaaagttgaaggtgacggagatgaggatgttgcattggatgtgtggcaTTTGGTTAAAAAGGAGATTATTCGACAGAAAGTGAGAGTGACtttggtggaagacaagatgcaagaagtgaggttgagatggttcggggcATGTGAttaggaggggcatggatgccccagtacggaggtgtgagaggttggctattGATGGTTTCAaaaggggtagaggtaggccgaagaagtaatGGAGATGTGATTAGACATAACATGGACTAGATACAACTTATTGTGGACAAGACCCTAGATGGGAAGGTATAGAGGACATAGACTAAGGTAGAGGGTTAGTAGGTGAGAGTGTGTCCCGGCTAGTAGAAAGGATGCTTTGTTTGTGGTCGTGCCAGTAGTCGTAGTATTTTGCGCGTgacttgtagtttcttgttcatggtgtCCTGGTGATGCCAGTAGTAGAAATGGTTGCTTTACACATGATACTCTCACGGACTTGATTGTCAAGATTTTAGTacgtcttatatatatataatatatatatatatatatatatatatatatatatatatatacataaatccTGTAACCATGTATACTTTACAAAGGAGGGAAACTTCAATATGTAGCTGATGTTCCTTTGTTTTTTGTATTCTTTTGCAGTACCTTCTTGGTGCTATCTTTAGTAAAATTATTTACCTTTACCTTGTGAAAAAGCTATCGTTGTTCTAAGAGCTTCCCACGTAgaatataataatgatatacACATCCTatgattttatgttggtttggaGACCGAGACCCGCAAACAACTCTCACTTGCATTGTACCTAAATTCTTAAGTGGACCTATCGTTCCCTTCAACCGAGGAAGTATGGAACCACTGAAAAATCTTCTTTGTACCGCCAGATATAATTTGGCACGTCTACTTGAGGGAAGACACTAGTCACACATCTGTACAAAGGAAAGCGCTATCCAACTAATCTTCTCGACTCTCATGTAAGACGTTCTTTTTTCAGATTGGAATTTATCATAGGCACTTTAAATGGCAATTTTCAGATCTGGAAGTAAAGATTCTTATTACTGAGTGTAGTCTCTATTAAGGCCATCAATCTCTATTACATTATTTCCATTCCGGACAATGTGCAACTGTACATCAGCAAAACTAACAGACCCTAATTTCACAAGTGGTCCAGCGAGGCTAAGATGTACGCAGCCTTACCCCACCTTTATgggttagagaggctgtttccgatatgTGCAACTAACTGTatagtgaattttttgaaaaacgtATATACATTGTAGTAATAACACCTTCACTGCCTAACCCCTTCATAAGAACAAATGTAAAAAAAGATACACGCAGCCTTACCCCACCTTTATgggttagagaggctgtttccgatgtGTGCAACTGTatagtgaattttttgaaaaacgtATATACATTGTAGTAATAACACCTTCACTGCCTAATCCCTTCATAAGAACAAATGTGAAAAAAGATACACACCCACACACAcatacagagagagagagagacataaCTAACCCTCAACATCCATGCAGCATTATCAACTTCTTGAGGATTAGGTATGTCATAGCGATGTTTGAAGACACACCCATCATGCATATCAACCTTGTGATGATCTTTTAGATGTGCAACGAGCTTGTGAATATCACCAGTAACAGCGCATTCAGATTCTGCATATGGACAATTGTATGGTCGAAACCTGCAGTTCTGCTCATGTTGCAGCCTTGTATGATAAGGGAATATATCTTGACAGCCATAAAATTGGTATCGGCATGGCAGTTCTAGTGACTCTGCAATTTTCTCCAGTGCTAGACATCTTATATTTCCAGGCTCATGGCAGCAAATTGGAcatacaagtacttttgactTGCAGTACTCGCATAATGCGTGGCCATTTGGACACTTACAAGAAAAAGATCAACAAGCTCAGTAAAAGCTCAAGAAATGCTTCTAACGACTTGAAGAATGAGACCACAAGcttaataaaaaaggaaaacgaaaaatgaaaaatttaagttCATTTGGCCaacttcttgttttttttttggatggCACTAATGatcctcttcttttttcttttgaagagcATTGGTTGGTCAACATCTTTTACTTGCGATGGCCACAAACAAAACTCTGTATGCCAACAGTTAAGAGTGTCTAAGATTCCAATTGGGTTTATCCAAACTATCACACACTACCCTAGAAACGGAAGTATTCAGTGAATATATTACTACATAGAAGACAAATAGTTATAGTTAAATCATGTTTCCAACTTTCCATCACAAAAACATACCAAAAAAGTTCAAAATCTGCTAATAATGTCAAATTATATGCTTTACCGACTTCACTGAGCTAATTCCTTAACAGAAGCAATAGAACTAAGAGGCGCATCGGGTATGTAGTACAATCCTTAAATACATTTATCTTATAGGAAACTAGGTGCTCTCTTATCATTAACTAGCAACAAGAAGCTTGTAGAGTTGACTGTCATAACGTCAGACATTTATCCTATAGGAGACTAGGCACTTTCTTATTGTTAATAAATGATCAGAAATACAGACTTTAACCATCATTTTTTAACAAATGATCGAAAGCATAGATTCAAACTCCAAGGAAGAAAGATGGGAAACCCTTTTACGCCATGCCCAAATAACTTGAAAGCTACTATACTTGATCTCTTTCCTCAAATGAGAACTATTTCCTCCTCTGACTATTTTTACAAATACAAACAGCTACCTGTTTACATTATTAGAAACTTAATTAACATCTTGCTGACTTACTCTAGTAggagtacaaaaaaaaaaaagaactggcCAATTGCTCTTTCTTTTTAAAGACCAGCCACCAGGTGTTTCATTAATCACAGGGCCAAAATCGGACATATACAAGTATACCAAAAAAGTAAGGAACCAACAACACGGCATGGTTCTCTACAAAAGACACCCTATTCTCTATACAACCCGGCACGGCATGGgtacaccaaaaataaataagggaCCGGAGGCTACTCCTCAACTGCCCAAAAGTCATTTCTACCCCTTCAAAAGCCCTCCTTTTTCTCTCACTCCAAACAATCTACATCAAAGCTAGAGGGACAACATTCCAATCTCTGCACTTTCTCCTGCTTCTTCCCGATTTCCAGCAAGACAATGTATCCTTCACAGATTTAGGCATCACCCAAGACATACCAAACCAGCTAAACATATCCCACCACAGTCTCGAAGTCAGGTTGCAGTGTAGTGGAAGATGATCAACATCCTCACCCGTTTCCCTGCATAAGAAACACCAGCTAATGCATATGCACTTTCTTTTCCTAAGATTTTCCGCAATCGAAATCACTCCTCTAGCAGCTAACCATGAGAAAAAGCACACCTTTCTCGGCGCCTCAGGAATCCAAATCGACTTTAAGGTAAAAGCCTCCACCAAAAGCTTCTCACAGAAGGACTTGACAGAAAAAACCCAATTACTCTCCAACTTCCATTTCAAAGTATCGGGTCTATCAACTGGTTTGCGATGCTAATGAAGTAGAGCCAGTAACTTATGTAACTTAATTAACTTCCCAGTTTTGAAGATTCCTCTTAACCTCAAATTCCAAAACGATTCTTCCCATGTAACCACCTAATCTGATGGACTACCGCCTCTCTCTGACAAGAAAACCTATAAAAGCTCAGGAACTCATCTTTTAGTACCGCATCTTTGCACCATTTGTTTTCCAAAAACTAACTCTCCTCTCGTCCCCTACTTTGAACGAGATGTTAACCTCAAAATCAGCCCTTCCCTTCATAATATTCCTCCACACGACATAGTATATCATTAGTTTTCCACCCTATTCCTCCACAATCCACACCCAAATGACATCGTGATATCATTAGTTCTCCAACCCCCTTCCATCAGCCCATATGTTTCTACTATCACCCTCTCCATAAAGAATGGTCCTCTATCCCAAATCTCCACAACCATTTCCCCAAGCAAAGCACTATGAACTACCTTCAAATTCTTGACTCCCAACCCTCCCCAATTTTTTGGAGTAGTTACTTTCTCCCATTGGACCAAATGAAGTTTTCTTGTCTCGTCTGCCGAATCCCAAAGAAGATTTCTTTGAAGCCTTTCCAATTTTCCAGTAACATTGGTAGGAGaatgaaataaacatataaagTAAGGGGGAATGCTCAAAAATATGCTCTTGATAAGCACTTCTTTTCCTCCGTTGGACAATTATGTTTTTTGCCAACCAGCAAGCCTTTTCTCTACCCCTCTCAAAATCAGATTCCACACATTAATGTCTTTATTTGAGGCCACCTGGGATAAACCCAAATAAGTAATAGGTAGAGCCCCGACACGACACTGCAAAACGTGTGCAAGCAAATCAGTGTTGCCGATCTCATCAACAGGAATGATCTCACATTTTCGAAGTTTAATTTTTAGGTCTGACACCACCTGAAACCAAATTAGCACTTGTCCAAGAATATCCGGCTTACCCACATCTACATCATAAAAGACAAGGGTATCTTCTGCACACAATAAATGAGAAACCGATAATGTTCTATCCCCTCCTACAGCAACGTTGAAATCCTTTATGTGTCCCACAACAGCTCTATCCATCATTCTACCCAAAGCATCCATCATCAAAATAAAAGCATGGGTGATAAAGGATCACCTTGCCTCAAACCCCTCAAATTGCCAAGAAAACCACGGGTTACCATTCACCAACACAGAGTATCGAACGAAAGATATacaaagttgatccactttctccattTATCCCACCATCTTTAACATTATAAAGTCAAGAAACTTCCAGTTAGCATGGTCATCCGCCTTTTCAAGATCTAGCTTGTACAACACTCCTGGTACACTTTATTTGTTACCAAAGTTGTATCCTAGATCTGCCTCCCTTCCACAAAAGCATTTTATGAAGATGAAATCGTCTCATTCAAAACCTTCTTTAAGTCTACTAGAAAGCACCTTAGAAATAATCTTGTAGATGCTTCCTACTAGACTAATAGGTCTAAAATCCCCTATTCTCATAGCTCCCTCCCATTTAGGAATAATAACAATGAAAGAGACATTTAAACTCCTCTCAAACTCTCCTCTTTCCTTTTTCCTGAAACTCGATGATGGTTTGCATAACGTCACTCGTCACTGTATCCAACAATTATGGAAGAAAGCCAAATGAAGCCATCAGGACCCCGAAGTCTATCACCGCACAACACTCTACTGCCTCCCACTTCCTCTTCTTCAAATGCCCTCTTAAGCCATCCACTATTAACCTCTCCAATTTGCTTAAGCCTTATACCCCCCAAGTTCAACTTTTTCTTTGAACAAACGTTCGTAGAATTAAACTTTTGTCCGTTCAACTTCCTTCTGCCCCACATGCACTTCCCCATCCACCTCTACTGACTCTACAAAATTCCTCCTATTTATTACTGCTACCCTATGAAAAAAAATCGAATTAGAATCCCCCTCTTCTAACCACAACGCCTTAGATTTTTGTCTCCAACTAAGCATCTAACTATCTATTCaaattctcttttctctctttctccctcTCGTCCAACTCCCTCCCCACTTCTATTTTTTCTAACTGGCCTACCTCATTTAAAATCTCCCTTATCTTCACCTCTACCCTCCCTATTCCACACCCATAAATCTATCTTAAGCATCTTCGGCTTCTTGGCAAGCCAAAAGGATGGTCTCCCCTCCACGACATAACTACTCTACCACCCCACCACCTTCAAAATCTGAAGCTTTCAGCCATATATTCTCAAATCTTAATGGTGATNNNNNNNNNNNNNNNNNNNNNNNNNNNNNNNNNNNNNNNNNNNNNNNNNNNNNNNNNNNNNNNNNNNNNNNNNNNNNNNNNNNNNNNNNNNNNNNNNNNNNNNNNNNNNNNNNNNNNNNNNNNNNNNNNNNNNNNNNNNNNNNNNNNNNNNNNNNNNNNNNNNNNNNNNNNNNNNNNNNNNNNNNNNNNNNNNNNNNNNNNNNNNNNNNNNNNNNNNNNNNNNNNNNNNNNNNNNNNNNNNNNNNNNNNNNNNNNNNNNNNNNNNNNNNNNNNNNNNNNNNNNNNNNNNNNNNNNNNNNNNNNNNNNNNNNNNNNNNNNNNNNNNNNNNNNNNNNNNNNNNNNNNNNNNNNNNNNNNNNNNNNNNNNNNNNNNNNNNNNNNNNNNNNNNNNNNNNNNNNNNNNNNNNNNNNNNNNNNNNNNNNNNNNNNNNNNNNNNNNNNNNNNNNNNNNNNNNNNNNNNNNNNNNNNNNNNNNNNNNNNNNNNNNNNNNNNNNNNNNNNNNNNNNNNNNNNNNNNNNNNNNNNNNNNNNNNNNNNNNNNNNNNNNNNNNNNNNNNNNNNNNNNNNNNNNNNNNNNNNNNNNNNNNNNNNNNNNNNNNNNNNNNNNNNNNNNNNNNNNNNNNNNNNNNNNNNNNNNNNNNNNNNNNNNNNNNNNNNNNNNNNNNNNNNNNNNNNNNNNNNNNNNNNNNNNNNNNNNNNNNNNNNNNNNNNNNNNNNNNNNNNNNNNNNNNNNNNNNNNNNNNNNNNNNNNNNNNNNNNNNNNNNNNNNNNNNNNNNNNNNNNNNNNNNNNNNNNNNNNNNNNNNNNNNNNNNNNNNNNNNNNNNNNNNNNNNNNNNNNNNNNNNNNNNNNNNNNNNNNNNNNNNNNNNNNNNNNNNNNNNNNNNNNNNNNNNNNNNNNNNNNNNNNNNNNNNNNNNNNNNNNNNNNNNNNNNNNNNNNNNNNNNNNNNNNNNNNNNNNNNNNNNNNNNNNNNNNNNNNNNNNNNNNNNNNNNNNNNNNNNNNNNNNNNNNNNNNNNNNNNNNNNNNNNNNNNNNNNNNNNNNNNNNNNNNNNNNNNNNNNNNNNNNNNNNNNNNNNNNNNNNNNNNNNNNNNNNNNNNNNNNNNNNNNNNNNNNNNNNNNNNNNNNNNNNNNNNNNNNNNNNNNNNNNNNNNNNNNNNNNNNNNNNNNNNNNNNNNNNNNNNNNNNNNNNNNNNNNNNNNNNNNNNNNNNNNNNNNNNNNNNNNNNNNNNNNNNNNNNNNNNNNNNNNNNNNNNNNNNNNNNNNNNNNNNNNNNNNNNNNNNNNNNNNNNNNNNNNNNNNNNNNNNNNNNNNNNNNNNNNNNNNNNNNNNNNNNNNNNNNNNNNNNNNNNNNNNNNNNNNNNNNNNNNNNNNNNNNNNNNNNNNNNNNNNNNNNNNNNNNNNNNNNNNNNNNNNNNNNNNNNNNNNNNNNNNNNNNNNNNNNNNNNNNNNNNNNNNNNNNNNNNNNNNNNNNNNNNNNNNNNNNNNNNNNNNNNNNNNNNNNNNNNNNNNNNNNNNNNNNNNNNNNNNNNNNNNNNNNNNNNNNNNNNNNNNNNNNNNNNNNNNNNNNNNNNNNNNNNNNNNNNNNNNNNNNNNNNNNNNNNNNNNNNNNNNNNNNNNNNNNNNNNNNNNNNNNNNNNNNNNNNNNNNNNNNNNNNNNNNNNNNNNNNNNNNNNNNNNNNNNNNNNNNNNNNNNNNNNNNNNNNNNNNNNNNNNNNNNNNNNNNNN is a genomic window containing:
- the LOC107875148 gene encoding E3 ubiquitin-protein ligase SINAT2; translated protein: MDPGGSNYQDIGDSRSAYTDYGIALQSAEFTNSPFRKSTAVIDGKHGAGSNSAVHEMLKCAACMNLMYPPIYQCPNGHALCEYCKSKVLVCPICCHEPGNIRCLALEKIAESLELPCRYQFYGCQDIFPYHTRLQHEQNCRFRPYNCPYAESECAVTGDIHKLVAHLKDHHKVDMHDGCVFKHRYDIPNPQEVDNAAWMLRVFNCFDHQFCLHFEAFNLGLAPVYIAFIRFMGDDDDATRFRYSLEVGGFGRKLTWQGVPRSIHFTHKTVRDSLDGLIIHRSMALFFSGGDMKELKLQLVGRIWPEPL